TTCCGTAGCACTTTTGATCTTCCTGTTGCTGCACCAGAAACTATGGACGACAAAGGTGACACTCTTCACACCTCTTTAGCGATCGAAGAGCTGACTGAACTTGCAGAAGCCGATTCAAAAATTGAGCAAGCCGACGCAATTGTCGACAGCGTCTATGTGCTGATGGGGCGTTTAGTCCACATGGGGCAAGACAAAGTTGAAGACAACTTAGCGATCAGCTACCTAATTGACTTGTTGCTTAATGTTGCGAAGAATCGCGCTATCGACTTCCTACCATGCTGGGACGAAGTACACTCAAGCAACATGAGCAAAGTGTGCCGCAACGAGAAAGAGTACGCAGAAACTGAAGCGTTCTACGCCAAGCAAAACATCAAACTGATGGCTGTACAGAAAGGTGATTACATCATCGCGAAATGTGCAGAAGATTTCGTGTCAGAAGAGAAAACCATTCGCCAAGGAAAAGTGCTTAAGTCGGTTTACTACCGCCCAGCAGATCTTGCGCCGCTAACGGTTTAAAACCATCTTCTTATGCGGGAATTAAAAAGCTCCTCATACGTGGGATTAAAAAAGCGTCTCAAATTCTGAGGCGCTTTTTGTTGATTTCTACAGACCAAGGTGGCTGACTAAGTTAGCTTGGTTGGATTCTCGCCATGTGGTAAGCCGCCACATATTCGCCATCACGAAATGCAAACGCCGCAGACTCCCCTTCAATCTGAAAACCAAACTTCTTATAGAGGTTGATGGCCTGCTCGTTGTCTGTGTAAACCGTCAGTTCAAGACGCTTAATATTGATCCAGTTATCACAAAGGTCGACCGCAGTCTGCAATAACGCACTACCCACACCTTTGCCCGTAAAGCTATCTTTAACACCCATACCCAACGAGGCAACGTGTCGACGTCTTGGGTTAACACAAACCTCTAAACCAAGATTGCCAATCACTTCACCTTGATACAGCGCGACGTAAGAATAGACATGCTCTGGAACATGGGTGAGACGCTTCTCCCAGAGATCGAGCGAAGGGTGTGGGAGCTGTAAGGTACCGCGAAACGCGTTTGGGCACTCATAGATCTCTTTAACACTTCTGGCATCACTCGGTTCTGTGCGTCTTACTTGTATTTCCATTTCATTTCCTTCTTAGTTCATGTTGTTGTATCACTCTAATTCCTGTTCCTTTCACAGTAACAAAACAGCGTTAAATAACAACAGAGCAGAAAAAAATAATGAAATTAACAAGTTACATAGTAAAAGAAGCTAAATAATATTTCGACTTAAGGCGACAAGCCATTAGTGGTCAGGTTTAGCCCTCAATCGAGGCTCCGGGAAGACACGACTACACGTACCTAAGACTCAGGCTGTGAATCATTTATTCAAAAAGTAGATAGGTGGCGTCGTCTACCGTAATACTTTTAATTCGAGTATTAAAGACCTGCTCAAGCCGTTCTGGAACCATCACTTTTTCAGCTGAGCCAACGATTTGCAACACTCCTTTATCAAGCAGAAGTACTTGGTCGGCATGTCTTAAGGTACGATTCAAATCATGGTTCGCCATCAAGACTGAGATCCCCTGCTTAGCAACATGGTCTATCAGCTTGTAGAGTAAAGCTTCTTGACCGATGTCCAGCGGTGCAGCAGGTTCGTCCAAAATCAGTAACTTTGAATAGGGATTTAACGACGGCCAAATTTGCAGACACATACCCGCCAAACGCACACGTTGCCACTCCCCACCAGAAAGGGTCTGTATTGAACGGTGCAGCTTATCGCTTATCTCGAGCATCTCGCTAACCTCTGTCAGAACCTCTGACACGATTGCGCTGTTTAGATTGACTGAGCTTGGCAATGACAAAGCAAGAAACTGGAACACCTCAAGATTAAATGCTGGTCGCGCGCTCTGACTTAGATAAGCACGCTGTAGAGAGAGGTCTTGCAATGAAAAACTCGAGAGGGTTCTATCAGCCCACATCACTTCACCAGCATAACCCTCTCCAATACCGGAGATCGCCTCGAGCAAGGTACTCTTGCCGCTGCCGTTTGGCCCGATAACATGAGCAACCTGCCCCGGTTTCAGGTTGAATGAGAGTGGCAATAACCTTGAGCCTACGCTTAGACTTTTAATTTGAATCATGATTTTTCACCAACATCCAAATAAAGATTGGCGCGCCAATCGTGGTTGTCATAACACCCAGCGGCAGTTCAGCAGAATCCAGCAGTGTACGAGCGCAGATATCGGCAAACACCAACAGTGCTGCGCCTGATACCGCAGACAATGGCAGCAGATATCGGTTATCAGTACCGATTGCCAAGCGCAATAGATGTGGCACTACTAAGCCCACAAAGCTGATCACCCCTCCAAGAGCAACAGCACAACCGACAAGTATTGAGACGGCGAAAATCAAACGCCAACGCAGCGCTGGAACGTTAATCCCTAATTGAGCAGCGTGCACTTCCCCAATCATCAATTTATCAAGCTTGCTGCCCTGCAAACACAGCCAGGTGATGACGGGAATCATAACTAGAGTCAGTGTATGTTGATACCAAGCGACACCGCCTAAACTGCCCATCAGCCAGTACATCAATTGGCGAAGGCTTAGGTCATCACTAAAATAGAATGCCCAAGTGACCATCGCCCCAGACAAAATGCCGAGAGCAACGCCAATCAACAAGAGTTTTGCTGTGGTCAAACGCATCGCTCTCACCATGCCCACCAGCAGGAGTGTAAAACAGAGCGAGCCAATCACGGCTGCGATCATAAACAGTTCGGGCGTTGGAGCGAAGGGTAAGAAAAACAGAACAACGACCATTGCGAGGCTGGCGCCACCGGAAATTCCGAGTACACCGGGCTCGGCTAACACATTTCCTAACAAGACTTGTAAGCTTGCACCAGAGACAGCGAGCGCAGCCCCTATTGCAATCGCAGCAAGCAAGCGTGGAAGTCGTAAATCGACAAGTAACTTTTCTTCAAGTGGAGAGAGTGCATTCAACGGAGAGATAAAAAGGTCGCCGACCATTAAATAGAGGCCGCTAAGAACAATCAACGCTGTAAGCATTAGATAGATGGCACGAGTCCAGCGTCGCTGTTTTTGTTGAATAAGGTGTTGGAAATCCATATCAAGCTACTTTAACTAAGTTGGCGTAACCTTACCTGTATCCCCAAATAAACACAAGGTTCGCCATAACGTGCGAACCTTGTGATATCAATCGTTTGAGATGAATTACTGGTGTTGATTAATCGTAGACCAGTTGGCCATGATCAAATCGCGTTTCCACTTCACACACCATCAGCGCAGCACGTTGTCCAATAGCAATATTGCGATTGGGGAACACCACCGCTTCGTTCTCATTTTTAGCCATCAGCGGTTTATCACCGTCATGGCCAAACACTTCACCATGTTTAAATGCGGTGAAGTTCTCGACAGAATCCGAGAACATAAAATCAAAATCTTCATGCAGACGAACGATAGTACGGCTGACACGATAAGTAATGGTTTTCTTTGGAAGATGCTCTGGTTCTGTTTCAGCGATAAGATTGCGCATCGCCAAATCAAATGCCGTTAGCCTTTCAAGTTGGTTCTCACCAATGCGTGCAACCTGCCCAAGCTCCATAGTTAGTGCTTGTGCACCAAAGTTCTCCGCACTGTACCAGCTGAATGTACTGGTTGGAGAGTTCGAGAGTAACAAAGCCTCTACGTGCCCACTATTAATAAAATCAATGAGTTCTTTACTTCGAACGGGATGACGAACTTTAGGACTCACGGCAAATGAATAGTGCTTCGATAGACGAATTGCACAGTGAAGGTCTAAATGCCAGCGCGTCTCAGGTTGAGTATCTCTATAAAACTCAGTAACTAAGTGTTTTAATTGCTTCGCAATCTTGCTTTCGCGGTTTACTTCATACGCTTTATCGTCAAAAAGACGGTTCATGTTTACATCAAGAAAACGGGTATGAGCATTAGTCGCTTCTGGGTGAGCGATAATAAACAAACAGCGAGCTTTTACTGATTGGAAACCTGTTTCAATGTCTTCAATAATCTTATCAACCAATTCCATTGGTGCGGTTTCATCACCATGAACGCCGGTTGAAAAAATGATGTTCTTGGTCTGTTGATCGTAATCCGCTGGAATCACTTCAAAGACACCACGTTGATGAACTTTTAGCTGTACTCCATTACCTAGTACGGTTTGTCCTGCAAGCACTTCTTGTTCAAGATCTAGGCTGTCCAAAAGAAATGATTGGCGAAAGAGAGATTTCGTCATGCGCTACTCCTTAATTGCACGGCCGTATGTTAATAAATTGTACAAAGAAATTGTGTTGCTAGGATCGCACTTATCAACAGAAACTCCGTTGTCACTCACAAATACTGCCCATAAATCGTTGTATTGGCCCTGTTCACAGCAGGGAGAATCAAACCTTGCGAGGTTTTTAAGCTATATCAATCAGATAAGAGCCGTGTAAACTACCACAGCTCTTATTGAGTATGAACCTATTAAGACCAATTAATTTTCCTGATTGAGCAGTCTTTCAAATTCGTCGATTTGGGCAGAGACCATATCGATACTCTGTTGCCAGAATTCCGCTTCAGTGAGATCCATACCTAAGTGCTTCGCCACCACATCTTCAGCCATCATGCTGCCTGTATCTCTAAGAAGAGCAACGTAGTCACTGTAAAAGTGTTCACCTTTCACTTCACGCTGTGCATATACGCCCTTACTGAATAGGTAACCGAACAGGTATGGATAGTTGTAGAAACTGACTTGCGAGATACTAAAGTGCAGTTTACTTGCCCAAAAGTATGGATCAGCCTCACTCATGGCGTCGCCGTACCACGCTTTCCATGTTTTCTCCATTAAATCACACAGCTGCTTAGCGGTAAGCTCGCCTTTTTCACGCTGTTCATAGAACGCTTTTTCAAACTCAAATCGTACTGGAATATTGATCATCAATACCAAGGATGAAGAGAGCTCTTCCCACAGCATTTCTAGCTTCTCATCACGCGTTTCTGCTTGTTTTAGCAAGTAGTCACGAACAATGTTTTCCGCAAAGATTGAAGCAGTTTCCGCCAACGTCATCGGGTAACGAGTTTGACACAGTGGCATGTCACGCATAACCCAGTTATGGAAGGCATGACCAAGCTCATGAGCAAGCGTCATCAGATCAGAACGACTGCCACTCCAAGTCATGAAGACCAGTGGCGAACGTGTCGCGGCGAATTTAGTGCAGTAAGCTCCCAAGCGTTTGTTTGGCGCTGGCGCTGCATCAATCCAACCGTTTTCAACCATAAGATCAACAAACTGTGCCATTTCTGGATTCACTTCAGCAAAAGCCGTTTTGATGACATCGATCGCTTCATCAAATGGGTAAACCTTAGATTGTGCATCACCAAGCGGTGGCATCGCAGCAAGATGATTCCACGGTTTCATCTCATCCAAACCATGTACTTTCGCCATCAGCAATCCCGCTTTTTGGCCTACCGAACGATTAGCTTTTGCCGTCGCCATCATGGTGTCGAGTGTTTCAGGTACAATACGGCTGCCATGCAGACTTGGCGCTAAGAAGTGCACATCACAGATCTTGGAGCGTTTTTTGTTTTCAGTTAAGCGCCAGCCTGCCAATGCGTTAAGAATGGAAGCGAACGATTCTTGATGCGTCGCCATTGCTTGTTGAACAGCGCGCCAAGCAGGTTCTTGTTTTTCAAACTCGCTGCCATAAAGAAGGCTTGCTGCTTGTGAGAAGCCAAGCACTTCCTCTTCGCCTTCGAGCTGCAGAGACAGTTTTAATGAACCCGTTAAGTTGTCGTATAAACGACCCCACGCATCACGACCATCAACTTCCATTGCCGCAAGCAGTTGCTCTTCAGCAACGCTTAAACGAGTTGCCGCGAGCTTACGAGAACTCTCGATAGCAAAGCCTTGGCCTGCGACATCTGGGCTGGCATGGTCTAGTACTTTTGTAATAAATTCCACGTCAGCGTGAATTAAAGTGTCTTCATATGGACTAAAAGCTTGAGACATTTCAGAGTTGAGTTTTGCCACTCGACCCAAAAGCTGCTTCGCTTCGGTATGCGTGGCATCCACTGACGCATGGCAATTTGCGAAGGTATGAATGGTTCCTAGCAGCGTGCCTGCCGCTTCTGAGGTTTGAATCGCATTCTGCATCGCGATCACGGTATCGCGCTTTTCAACATGAAGATAAAGCAGTTCGATACACTGCTCGATCAATTCAATATCTTGATCAATTTTTGAATCGTCTAATCCACGATATGCAATGCTCAAATCCCAACTTGGCGTTGTCATGAGTTCTGTCCTTATTCTGTGCGATGTTACATCGATAAATTGGTATATTAAAAAACCAGCTCTCACTGGCTGGTGCTTAAGGCGTCAATAATGGCTGCCCTATCACCTTCACACTGATATAGTTATTGTCTGTTTGTGTGATTTGAATGTGTGTCAGAGACGCATTGCCAATGGCAAGGTTGGAGTAAAGCGTTGGCTTCTTCCAATCAATATCCAAACAGTGCGCCAAAATCATTCGAATGACGCCACCATGCGTAACCAATAATGTATTGTCATTGGTGTAACTAATAAGTTGCGACCAACCTTGAATTACTCGTTGATGGAATGCCTGTAAACTTTCCGCTCCAGCAAGTTGGTTATTTGCTGGATCTTGCCAGAACGACTCTAAACTCTCCCATTGCCCGCTTAGAAGGTCGAAAGGCACGCCATCTACATCACCGAAATTCATCTCTTGCAGCTCGTCGATGCTCTGCAAAGGTATTGATTTGGCTTGCGCCGCTCTCTCTGCCAAATCATAACAACGGCGCAGTGGTGATGTTGCTACTGCATCAAATTTAATCGAAAGTGCTGTTATTGCTGCGCAAATCTCATCTTGGAGTGACGCGTCAACGAGCACGTCTGTCTTGCCATTGAGTGCAGCCT
The Vibrio pelagius genome window above contains:
- a CDS encoding histidine phosphatase family protein, whose product is MNKIRTKHIYLVRHGKVLGEAALNGKTDVLVDASLQDEICAAITALSIKFDAVATSPLRRCYDLAERAAQAKSIPLQSIDELQEMNFGDVDGVPFDLLSGQWESLESFWQDPANNQLAGAESLQAFHQRVIQGWSQLISYTNDNTLLVTHGGVIRMILAHCLDIDWKKPTLYSNLAIGNASLTHIQITQTDNNYISVKVIGQPLLTP
- a CDS encoding nucleoside triphosphate pyrophosphohydrolase family protein produces the protein MTLSQLNQTIFDHLYRDIKEFRSTFDLPVAAPETMDDKGDTLHTSLAIEELTELAEADSKIEQADAIVDSVYVLMGRLVHMGQDKVEDNLAISYLIDLLLNVAKNRAIDFLPCWDEVHSSNMSKVCRNEKEYAETEAFYAKQNIKLMAVQKGDYIIAKCAEDFVSEEKTIRQGKVLKSVYYRPADLAPLTV
- the btuD gene encoding vitamin B12 ABC transporter ATP-binding protein BtuD: MIQIKSLSVGSRLLPLSFNLKPGQVAHVIGPNGSGKSTLLEAISGIGEGYAGEVMWADRTLSSFSLQDLSLQRAYLSQSARPAFNLEVFQFLALSLPSSVNLNSAIVSEVLTEVSEMLEISDKLHRSIQTLSGGEWQRVRLAGMCLQIWPSLNPYSKLLILDEPAAPLDIGQEALLYKLIDHVAKQGISVLMANHDLNRTLRHADQVLLLDKGVLQIVGSAEKVMVPERLEQVFNTRIKSITVDDATYLLFE
- a CDS encoding M3 family oligoendopeptidase — encoded protein: MTTPSWDLSIAYRGLDDSKIDQDIELIEQCIELLYLHVEKRDTVIAMQNAIQTSEAAGTLLGTIHTFANCHASVDATHTEAKQLLGRVAKLNSEMSQAFSPYEDTLIHADVEFITKVLDHASPDVAGQGFAIESSRKLAATRLSVAEEQLLAAMEVDGRDAWGRLYDNLTGSLKLSLQLEGEEEVLGFSQAASLLYGSEFEKQEPAWRAVQQAMATHQESFASILNALAGWRLTENKKRSKICDVHFLAPSLHGSRIVPETLDTMMATAKANRSVGQKAGLLMAKVHGLDEMKPWNHLAAMPPLGDAQSKVYPFDEAIDVIKTAFAEVNPEMAQFVDLMVENGWIDAAPAPNKRLGAYCTKFAATRSPLVFMTWSGSRSDLMTLAHELGHAFHNWVMRDMPLCQTRYPMTLAETASIFAENIVRDYLLKQAETRDEKLEMLWEELSSSLVLMINIPVRFEFEKAFYEQREKGELTAKQLCDLMEKTWKAWYGDAMSEADPYFWASKLHFSISQVSFYNYPYLFGYLFSKGVYAQREVKGEHFYSDYVALLRDTGSMMAEDVVAKHLGMDLTEAEFWQQSIDMVSAQIDEFERLLNQEN
- a CDS encoding GNAT family N-acetyltransferase, which encodes MEIQVRRTEPSDARSVKEIYECPNAFRGTLQLPHPSLDLWEKRLTHVPEHVYSYVALYQGEVIGNLGLEVCVNPRRRHVASLGMGVKDSFTGKGVGSALLQTAVDLCDNWINIKRLELTVYTDNEQAINLYKKFGFQIEGESAAFAFRDGEYVAAYHMARIQPS
- the btuC gene encoding vitamin B12 ABC transporter permease BtuC: MDFQHLIQQKQRRWTRAIYLMLTALIVLSGLYLMVGDLFISPLNALSPLEEKLLVDLRLPRLLAAIAIGAALAVSGASLQVLLGNVLAEPGVLGISGGASLAMVVVLFFLPFAPTPELFMIAAVIGSLCFTLLLVGMVRAMRLTTAKLLLIGVALGILSGAMVTWAFYFSDDLSLRQLMYWLMGSLGGVAWYQHTLTLVMIPVITWLCLQGSKLDKLMIGEVHAAQLGINVPALRWRLIFAVSILVGCAVALGGVISFVGLVVPHLLRLAIGTDNRYLLPLSAVSGAALLVFADICARTLLDSAELPLGVMTTTIGAPIFIWMLVKNHDSN
- a CDS encoding succinylglutamate desuccinylase, whose protein sequence is MTKSLFRQSFLLDSLDLEQEVLAGQTVLGNGVQLKVHQRGVFEVIPADYDQQTKNIIFSTGVHGDETAPMELVDKIIEDIETGFQSVKARCLFIIAHPEATNAHTRFLDVNMNRLFDDKAYEVNRESKIAKQLKHLVTEFYRDTQPETRWHLDLHCAIRLSKHYSFAVSPKVRHPVRSKELIDFINSGHVEALLLSNSPTSTFSWYSAENFGAQALTMELGQVARIGENQLERLTAFDLAMRNLIAETEPEHLPKKTITYRVSRTIVRLHEDFDFMFSDSVENFTAFKHGEVFGHDGDKPLMAKNENEAVVFPNRNIAIGQRAALMVCEVETRFDHGQLVYD